From the genome of Luteibacter rhizovicinus DSM 16549:
AATCCTGAGGGTCCGGTCGCCGTGCTGGGGAGCACGGACTGTTTTTGGTTCGGACATCGTTACCCCTAACGTATGTCCATGACTTCGGTTGACCCGTCGATCAGCTTTCTTCGGACGGGCCATCGAGGCTCTGGAGGTTTTCCTTCATACGGTCCAGGACCGTCAGCATCATGGTCAGGTCATCGGGGGAGATCCCGGCCGTGGCATCGCGGCGAAGTCCGCGGGCGATCTCTTCCATGCCGTCGATGACACCTCGCGCCTGTTCGGTATCGTGAAGACGCCAGGCACGTCGGTCCTTCGGGTCGGCGCGGCGCTCCACGAATCCGGCAGCCTGCAGGCGGTCGATGACGCGCCCCACCGCGATCGGCTCCATGTCCAGCTGCTCGGCCAGCTCG
Proteins encoded in this window:
- a CDS encoding MarR family winged helix-turn-helix transcriptional regulator, yielding MADTLKVEDISFGYLLNDVTLLFRKHFDRRAVRFGLTRAQWRALKALHRRPGMRQNELAEQLDMEPIAVGRVIDRLQAAGFVERRADPKDRRAWRLHDTEQARGVIDGMEEIARGLRRDATAGISPDDLTMMLTVLDRMKENLQSLDGPSEES